The following proteins are co-located in the Legionella busanensis genome:
- a CDS encoding undecaprenyldiphospho-muramoylpentapeptide beta-N-acetylglucosaminyltransferase has translation MKPKIVFTGGGTAGHVTPNLALIEAVKQEDWQVNYIGSKNSVEESIINSVGHLPFYAISSGKLRRYFSWQNFFDPFRILIGIIQSYHLLRKLKANVVFSKGGFVAFPVVLGAWLNRIPVVIHESDMTPGLANKLSFPFADKICVNFELAKKHFKQNRSVEVTGTPIRPQLFSGSRLRGLEYCHFTTEKPCLLVMGGSQGARSLNVIIHQSLSELTKKFQVIHLCGKGKKDMSINQQGYCQFEFIDKELPDLFAAADLVVSRAGANSLCELLALQKPHVLVPLSLQASRGDQIQNAHYFSQLGVSTVLDNDTLTSQALIQAVKQTYHNKDEIIAKIKALQIEPATTKILTIIKEQLHAESRNFV, from the coding sequence ATGAAGCCAAAAATTGTTTTTACAGGTGGCGGCACTGCAGGACATGTGACACCCAATTTAGCTTTAATTGAAGCAGTAAAACAAGAAGATTGGCAAGTTAATTATATAGGCTCAAAAAATAGCGTAGAAGAAAGTATAATTAATAGCGTTGGTCATCTTCCTTTCTATGCGATAAGCTCAGGTAAGTTGCGGCGCTATTTTAGTTGGCAAAATTTTTTTGATCCATTTCGAATTTTAATAGGAATTATCCAATCTTATCATTTGCTACGAAAGCTTAAAGCGAATGTCGTTTTCTCTAAAGGTGGCTTTGTTGCGTTTCCAGTTGTACTGGGTGCTTGGTTAAATCGAATACCAGTTGTTATCCATGAATCGGATATGACACCTGGATTAGCAAATAAGTTAAGTTTTCCTTTTGCTGATAAAATTTGTGTTAATTTTGAGCTAGCAAAAAAACATTTTAAGCAAAACAGATCAGTTGAAGTAACAGGTACGCCAATTAGACCCCAATTGTTTTCAGGCTCGCGCTTACGAGGCTTAGAATATTGCCACTTCACTACTGAGAAACCTTGTTTATTAGTAATGGGTGGTAGTCAAGGCGCTAGAAGTTTGAATGTAATTATTCATCAATCACTAAGTGAGTTGACAAAAAAATTTCAAGTTATTCATTTATGTGGCAAAGGAAAGAAAGATATGTCTATAAATCAACAAGGTTATTGCCAATTTGAATTTATAGATAAAGAGCTACCTGATTTATTTGCTGCCGCTGATTTGGTAGTATCACGTGCTGGTGCTAACTCACTTTGCGAATTGTTAGCATTACAAAAACCACACGTCTTAGTTCCGTTATCTTTGCAAGCAAGTCGAGGTGATCAAATTCAAAATGCCCATTACTTTAGTCAGTTGGGGGTTAGTACCGTACTTGATAATGATACTTTAACAAGCCAAGCCTTAATTCAGGCTGTTAAGCAAACTTATCATAATAAAGATGAGATCATTGCTAAAATTAAAGCGCTGCAAATCGAACCTGCCACAACTAAAATTTTAACTATTATTAAGGAGCAATTGCATGCTGAATCCCGAAATTTTGTATAA
- a CDS encoding M20 family metallopeptidase, whose amino-acid sequence MLNPEILYKFIAEEWDNAILPSLCDYIKIPNKSPHFDPDWEKNGYMEQAVCHIAHWCRLYAPKGTNLEVIRLPGRTPLLFLDIPGAINDTVLLYGHLDKQPEMVGWQEGLGPWEPVLREDRLYGRGGADDGYAAYASLTAIRALQDQEVPHARCVLIIEACEESGSYDLPFYMEILKEKIGTPSLVICLDSGAGNYEQLWMTTSLRGNVVGELKVELLTEGVHSGNGSGIVADSFRIARQLLSRIENEMTGEITLPELYCDIPEQRKEQAIDCANALKEEIYKSFPLHHDVEPVNKDEVELILNRTWRPALTITGADGLPTIANAGNVLRPTTALKLSMRLPPLTEPKQAAVAMQNVLTENPPYQAHVSFNIQDSARGWHAPLVADWFARAVNDASMTFYNKPAVYMGEGGTIPFMGMLGELFPAAQFMITGVLGPHSNAHGPNEFLHLNMAKKLTACVSFVLEQHVKRST is encoded by the coding sequence ATGCTGAATCCCGAAATTTTGTATAAATTTATTGCTGAAGAATGGGATAATGCAATTTTACCTAGTCTATGTGATTACATAAAAATACCTAATAAATCGCCTCATTTTGATCCTGATTGGGAAAAAAACGGTTATATGGAGCAGGCTGTGTGTCATATAGCGCATTGGTGTAGATTATATGCACCTAAGGGCACAAATTTAGAAGTAATTCGCCTTCCAGGTCGTACGCCTTTGTTGTTTTTAGATATTCCTGGTGCAATCAATGATACCGTGCTTTTATATGGCCATCTTGATAAGCAACCAGAAATGGTAGGTTGGCAAGAGGGTTTAGGCCCTTGGGAGCCAGTATTACGCGAAGATCGGCTCTATGGCCGCGGTGGCGCTGATGATGGCTACGCTGCCTATGCTTCTTTAACCGCCATTCGGGCTTTGCAAGATCAAGAAGTGCCACATGCACGTTGTGTGTTAATTATAGAGGCGTGTGAAGAAAGTGGCAGTTATGATTTGCCTTTCTACATGGAAATTCTTAAAGAAAAAATAGGCACACCTTCTTTAGTCATTTGCCTTGATTCTGGGGCAGGAAATTATGAACAGTTATGGATGACAACCTCTTTGCGGGGTAATGTTGTTGGTGAATTAAAAGTAGAGCTTTTAACAGAAGGTGTTCATTCAGGTAATGGTAGTGGAATTGTTGCTGACAGCTTTAGAATTGCTCGTCAGTTACTCAGTCGCATTGAAAATGAGATGACTGGAGAAATTACTCTACCAGAACTTTATTGTGATATTCCTGAACAACGAAAGGAACAGGCTATTGATTGTGCTAATGCTTTAAAGGAAGAGATTTATAAATCATTTCCCCTGCATCATGATGTTGAACCTGTTAATAAAGATGAGGTTGAATTAATTCTAAATCGAACTTGGCGCCCTGCTTTAACTATTACTGGTGCTGATGGTTTACCTACTATTGCAAATGCTGGCAATGTGCTTAGACCAACAACAGCACTAAAGTTATCCATGCGCTTGCCTCCGCTAACAGAACCAAAACAAGCGGCGGTAGCAATGCAAAACGTGTTAACAGAAAATCCACCTTATCAAGCGCATGTATCTTTTAATATTCAAGATAGCGCTCGTGGCTGGCATGCGCCATTAGTAGCAGATTGGTTTGCACGAGCGGTCAATGACGCGTCCATGACTTTTTATAATAAACCTGCGGTATATATGGGTGAGGGAGGTACTATTCCTTTTATGGGTATGTTAGGTGAATTATTCCCAGCAGCTCAATTTATGATTACTGGTGTGCTCGGGCCTCATTCTAATGCACATGGTCCTAATGAATTTTTACATCTTAATATGGCAAAGAAATTAACGGCTTGCGTTTCCTTTGTATTAGAACAACATGTTAAGCGAAGTACTTAA
- a CDS encoding ComEA family DNA-binding protein has product MKIRHLVSAVYFFVLPSFSYAVPPAHSSSISITDKQINLNTADIKLLTKSVKGIGTKRAESIIKYRQEHGNFKAVNDLAQVPGFGQKFINSHLEELERVFTVK; this is encoded by the coding sequence ATGAAAATTAGACATTTAGTCAGTGCGGTATATTTTTTTGTTTTACCTTCCTTTTCTTATGCCGTTCCCCCAGCTCATTCATCGTCAATTTCAATAACTGATAAGCAAATTAACTTAAATACAGCTGATATTAAACTGTTAACTAAATCAGTTAAAGGCATTGGTACAAAGCGAGCTGAATCGATTATTAAATATCGCCAAGAACATGGGAACTTTAAAGCAGTGAACGATTTAGCCCAAGTTCCAGGTTTTGGTCAAAAATTTATAAATAGTCACTTAGAAGAATTAGAGCGAGTCTTTACAGTGAAATAG
- a CDS encoding rod shape-determining protein — MLRKLRGVFSNDLSIDLGTANTLIYVRDKGIVLNEPSVVALRSESGQKRVAAVGLEAKRMLGRTPGNINAIRPMKDGVIADFFVTEKMLQHFIHKVHENRFLRPSPRVLVCVPCGSTQVERRAIRESAMGAGAREVFLIEEPMAAALGSGMPVEEASGSMVVDIGGGTTEVAIISLSGIVYHQSVRIGGDKFDDAIVSYVRRNYGTLIGETTAERIKHEIGSAFPSRDLFEIEVRGRNLAEGVPRSFTLTSAEILEALQEPLSGIVGAVRAALELAPPELAADIAERGMVLTGGGALLKNMDTLLMEETGLPVLVAEDPLTCVARGGGKALETMDLRGGDFLSTE, encoded by the coding sequence ATGTTAAGGAAATTAAGGGGTGTTTTTTCCAATGACTTATCTATTGATTTAGGTACTGCCAATACCTTAATTTATGTTAGGGACAAAGGAATTGTTTTAAACGAACCTTCAGTTGTGGCTTTAAGAAGCGAGTCAGGACAAAAACGAGTTGCCGCAGTTGGCTTAGAAGCAAAGCGCATGTTAGGCCGGACCCCGGGCAATATCAATGCGATTCGCCCAATGAAGGATGGAGTGATAGCAGACTTTTTTGTTACCGAGAAAATGCTGCAGCATTTTATTCACAAAGTGCATGAAAATCGTTTTCTAAGGCCAAGCCCGCGTGTTCTTGTATGCGTACCTTGTGGGTCAACACAAGTCGAGAGACGTGCGATTAGAGAATCAGCAATGGGCGCAGGTGCTCGAGAAGTATTTCTTATTGAAGAACCCATGGCAGCTGCTTTAGGCTCAGGTATGCCTGTTGAAGAGGCAAGCGGCTCTATGGTAGTAGATATTGGTGGTGGTACAACCGAAGTAGCTATCATTTCTTTAAGTGGAATTGTTTATCATCAATCTGTCCGCATAGGTGGAGACAAATTTGATGATGCGATTGTTTCTTATGTTAGACGTAATTACGGTACCTTAATTGGTGAAACAACGGCAGAGCGTATTAAACATGAAATTGGCTCAGCTTTCCCAAGTCGTGATCTTTTTGAAATAGAGGTAAGAGGAAGAAACTTAGCGGAAGGTGTGCCACGTAGTTTTACTTTAACGAGTGCTGAAATTTTAGAAGCATTACAAGAGCCACTTTCAGGTATAGTAGGTGCAGTGAGAGCCGCACTTGAATTAGCACCGCCAGAATTAGCAGCAGATATTGCTGAGCGCGGAATGGTGTTAACAGGTGGTGGTGCTCTATTAAAGAACATGGACACCCTTTTAATGGAAGAAACAGGGCTACCCGTTTTAGTCGCAGAAGATCCTTTAACTTGCGTCGCTCGGGGTGGTGGTAAGGCACTTGAAACAATGGATTTACGTGGCGGTGATTTCCTCTCAACCGAATAA
- the mreC gene encoding rod shape-determining protein MreC, translating to MISSQPNNYKNRLFSRGKHHFLGYLFACVLSIGLMFSDYHYHYLNSVRHAFSFIVAPLQYVVDYPVRIMGWVHSLVSTKTSLINENMQLRYQQTLLEAELQKLLIIKEENSQLRELLLTSSKAKMKAMAAQILAVDTTIARQIVILNKGKRDGVYVGQPVLDAKGVMGQVIDAGYMTSTVLLISDAKSAVPVRNNRTGERAILIGLNSISQLSLINLPRTSSIAKGDLLVTSGLGRLYPEGYPVGKVETVKSVPGEAFIKVDVSPIALLNRNRLVLLIWPDKEQAELTAQINERMNIIETS from the coding sequence GTGATTTCCTCTCAACCGAATAATTATAAAAATAGGTTATTTTCACGTGGCAAACATCATTTTTTAGGTTATTTGTTTGCCTGTGTTCTATCTATTGGACTGATGTTTTCCGATTATCATTATCACTACTTAAATAGTGTTCGTCATGCTTTTTCTTTTATTGTAGCGCCTTTGCAATATGTCGTTGACTACCCGGTCCGTATTATGGGGTGGGTACACTCCTTAGTAAGTACAAAGACATCGCTGATTAATGAAAATATGCAACTACGTTACCAACAAACGCTTCTAGAAGCAGAGTTACAAAAGTTATTGATAATTAAAGAAGAAAATTCACAATTAAGAGAGTTACTTTTAACCTCTTCAAAAGCTAAGATGAAAGCCATGGCAGCTCAAATTTTAGCTGTAGATACTACCATTGCACGACAAATTGTGATTTTAAATAAAGGTAAACGTGATGGAGTTTATGTCGGTCAGCCTGTTTTAGATGCGAAAGGCGTTATGGGGCAGGTGATTGATGCTGGTTATATGACAAGTACAGTTCTACTCATTTCTGATGCTAAAAGTGCGGTGCCAGTAAGAAATAATCGTACTGGGGAGCGTGCTATTTTAATAGGTTTAAATAGTATTAGTCAGCTGTCATTAATTAATTTACCTAGAACTTCTTCCATAGCTAAGGGCGATTTATTAGTCACTTCGGGTTTAGGCCGTCTTTACCCAGAAGGCTACCCAGTTGGTAAGGTAGAAACTGTTAAAAGCGTCCCAGGTGAAGCATTTATTAAAGTAGACGTAAGCCCTATTGCCTTATTAAATAGAAATCGTTTAGTGCTTTTAATATGGCCAGACAAAGAGCAAGCAGAATTAACTGCTCAAATTAACGAGCGTATGAATATTATTGAGACTTCATAA
- the mreD gene encoding rod shape-determining protein MreD, giving the protein MRLFLAFIVALCLTICPMPSLLMGIKPSWILLFILYMQFYLPERFNLFTLIILGLILDALLSTVIGEHVLALSLTTWIANSKARRFYFFSIGQQMALVGFFCFLYQLIIVVTDAFLGFHINLVLVLVNTLISVLIWPWLRLIADDVIRNKIKACRT; this is encoded by the coding sequence ATGCGTTTATTTCTAGCTTTTATTGTTGCCCTTTGCTTAACAATTTGTCCTATGCCTAGTTTATTAATGGGGATTAAGCCATCCTGGATATTGCTATTTATTTTATATATGCAGTTTTATTTACCAGAACGTTTTAACTTATTTACCTTAATTATACTTGGGCTTATTTTAGATGCATTATTATCAACTGTTATTGGTGAGCATGTACTGGCTTTATCATTAACAACTTGGATTGCTAATAGTAAGGCTAGACGTTTTTATTTCTTTTCTATAGGCCAACAGATGGCTTTAGTAGGCTTTTTCTGCTTTTTATATCAGCTTATTATAGTTGTAACGGATGCCTTTTTAGGATTTCATATTAATTTAGTTTTAGTCTTGGTCAACACATTAATAAGTGTTTTAATATGGCCATGGTTACGACTTATTGCTGATGATGTAATACGTAACAAAATTAAAGCCTGCCGCACTTAA
- a CDS encoding pseudouridine synthase: MANIILFNKPYGVLSQFTGSIGEKTLAEFILIPNFYAAGRLDKNSEGLLLLTDNGKLQHKLSHPTYNKSKYYWVQVEGSPTEKDLQPIRDGLKLKENHFLPAEVKCINEPKLWERIPPVRFRKSIPTTWLEITLREGKNHQIRKMTAAIGFPTLRLIRHRIANWSLDDLLPGEYRLLPLSKPF; encoded by the coding sequence ATGGCTAATATTATACTCTTTAATAAGCCTTACGGCGTGCTTAGTCAATTTACTGGCAGTATAGGTGAAAAAACACTAGCTGAATTTATTCTTATACCAAATTTTTATGCCGCAGGCCGATTAGATAAAAATAGTGAAGGTTTACTCCTTTTAACCGATAACGGTAAACTCCAGCATAAATTAAGTCATCCCACCTACAATAAAAGCAAGTATTATTGGGTTCAAGTCGAGGGTAGTCCCACTGAAAAGGATTTACAACCGATTAGAGATGGTTTGAAGCTTAAAGAAAACCATTTTCTACCAGCCGAGGTTAAGTGTATTAATGAACCAAAGCTCTGGGAAAGAATACCCCCCGTCCGCTTTAGAAAATCAATTCCTACAACCTGGTTAGAGATAACCCTTCGTGAAGGAAAAAACCATCAAATTCGTAAAATGACAGCCGCCATAGGCTTCCCAACTTTAAGACTTATTCGACATCGGATAGCTAATTGGTCCTTAGATGACCTATTACCAGGGGAATACCGTTTACTTCCACTATCGAAACCCTTTTAA
- the icd gene encoding NADP-dependent isocitrate dehydrogenase codes for MTFEKIHIPEQGQAITCTNGRLNVPDFPIIPFIEGDGIGVDVTPAMRSVVDAAVAKAYGDKKKIAWMEIYAGEKATQVYGGDQWLPAETLEAIKQFVIAIKGPLTTPVGGGIRSLNVAIRQELDLFTCLRPIKYFSGTPSPLKEPWKTDMVIFRENSEDIYAGIEWQANSENANKVINFLTHEMGVTKIRFPENCGIGIKPVSEQGTARLVRAAIQYAIDNDRDSVTLVHKGNIMKFTEGAFKEWGYQVARDEFGAELYEGGPWMKLTNPKTGKPIIIKDVIADAFLQQILLRPEDYSVIATLNLNGDYISDALAAQVGGIGIAPGANLSNEIAVFEATHGTAPRYAGQDKVNPGSLILSAEMMLRHLGWIEAANLIIQSMADTIESKTVTYDFARMMDDANCVSCSGFAKAMIANM; via the coding sequence ATGACATTCGAGAAAATTCATATACCAGAGCAGGGACAAGCAATTACTTGTACTAATGGACGGTTAAATGTACCTGATTTTCCAATTATTCCGTTTATTGAGGGTGATGGTATCGGGGTAGATGTAACACCTGCAATGCGTAGTGTTGTTGATGCTGCTGTTGCTAAAGCTTATGGCGATAAGAAAAAAATTGCCTGGATGGAAATTTATGCTGGTGAAAAAGCGACCCAAGTTTATGGGGGCGATCAGTGGCTACCAGCGGAAACATTAGAAGCTATTAAGCAATTTGTCATTGCCATTAAAGGGCCATTAACTACACCGGTGGGTGGTGGGATTCGTTCATTAAACGTAGCTATTCGCCAAGAGCTTGATTTATTTACTTGTTTACGTCCTATTAAATATTTTTCTGGCACACCAAGCCCCTTAAAAGAGCCTTGGAAAACTGACATGGTAATCTTTAGGGAAAACTCTGAAGATATTTATGCAGGTATTGAATGGCAGGCAAATAGTGAAAATGCTAACAAAGTCATTAATTTTTTAACCCATGAAATGGGCGTTACTAAAATTCGTTTTCCAGAAAATTGTGGTATAGGTATTAAGCCTGTTTCAGAGCAAGGAACAGCGCGGTTGGTAAGAGCAGCTATCCAATATGCTATTGATAACGATCGAGATTCTGTTACTTTAGTGCACAAAGGTAATATCATGAAATTTACTGAAGGTGCTTTTAAAGAATGGGGTTATCAAGTAGCACGTGATGAGTTTGGGGCTGAATTGTATGAAGGTGGTCCTTGGATGAAATTGACTAATCCTAAGACTGGCAAACCCATTATTATAAAAGATGTGATAGCCGACGCTTTTCTACAACAAATCTTATTACGCCCGGAAGATTATAGTGTTATTGCTACGCTAAATTTAAATGGTGACTATATTTCGGATGCTTTGGCTGCCCAAGTAGGTGGTATTGGTATTGCGCCAGGTGCTAATTTAAGTAATGAAATTGCAGTATTTGAGGCAACTCACGGCACAGCACCTAGATACGCAGGGCAAGATAAAGTAAATCCAGGCTCGCTCATTTTATCCGCTGAAATGATGTTACGCCACTTAGGTTGGATAGAAGCTGCTAATTTAATTATTCAATCTATGGCAGATACCATTGAGTCAAAAACAGTAACATATGATTTTGCTCGTATGATGGATGATGCAAATTGTGTTAGCTGTTCAGGCTTTGCAAAAGCAATGATTGCAAATATGTAA
- the clpS gene encoding ATP-dependent Clp protease adapter ClpS: MSGRYLEEYIEHESAEAEVLPAVKVPKKYKVVLLNDDYTPMDFVVDVLKRFFRLNEELATQIMLQIHILGKGVCGIYTRDIAETKVAQVNDYARNHEHPLLCTMEPE; encoded by the coding sequence ATGAGTGGCCGGTATTTAGAAGAATATATTGAACATGAGAGCGCAGAGGCAGAGGTTCTCCCTGCAGTCAAAGTTCCGAAGAAATATAAAGTAGTTTTATTGAATGATGACTATACACCAATGGATTTTGTAGTAGATGTATTAAAGCGTTTTTTTCGACTAAATGAAGAACTGGCAACCCAAATTATGTTACAGATTCATATATTGGGAAAAGGGGTGTGTGGTATTTATACCAGGGATATAGCAGAGACCAAAGTTGCTCAAGTAAATGATTATGCCAGAAACCATGAGCACCCTCTACTATGTACGATGGAGCCGGAATAA
- the clpA gene encoding ATP-dependent Clp protease ATP-binding subunit ClpA → MLNKELEFTLNLAFKEAKEKRHEFMTVEHLLLSLLDNPAAGNVLQACDANIEALRRDLIEFIDETTPRIPEGEHDRETQPTLGFQRVLQRAVFHVQSAGKTEVTGANVLAAIFSEQESQAVYFLRRENITRLDVINYISHGVSKYHNNDASEHLNSAMDEDAMAGEGSESPLESYCLNLNRRARLGKIDPLIGRHEEIQRTIQVLCRRRKNNPLLVGEAGVGKTAIAEGLAKRIVDGEVPESINNCVVYALDLGALLAGTKYRGDFEKRLKAVLKQLGQQDGAVLFIDEIHTIIGAGAASGGVMDASNLIKPLLANGELKCIGSTTYQEYRGIFEKDRALARRFQKIDISEPTIEETFEILKGLRQKLEEHHSVKFSIPALKAAAELSAKYINDRFLPDKAIDVVDEAGAYQNLLTANKRRKVINVTEIENVVAKIARIPLKKVSARDKDTLRNLERDLKLLVYGQDNAITALASAIKLARSGLRDQQKPVGCFLFAGPTGVGKTEVTRQLANVLGIELLRFDMSEYMEKHTVSRLIGAPPGYVGYDQGGLLTEAVTKNPHSVLLLDEIEKAHPDVFNLLLQIMDHGTLTDTNGRQADFRHVILVMTSNAGAAEITRNSIGFSFQDNSSDGLEVIKKQFSPEFRNRLDAIINFASLDTDTVGLIVDKFIMELDEQLSNKGVTFKVDKAARDWLIEHGYDRTMGARPMARLIQEQIKKPLADELLFGKLMKGGHVVIRVKDGKLHFDSHDHREGVI, encoded by the coding sequence ATGTTAAACAAAGAACTTGAATTCACCTTAAATCTTGCTTTTAAGGAAGCTAAAGAAAAACGTCATGAGTTTATGACAGTTGAACATCTACTGTTGTCTTTACTTGATAATCCCGCTGCAGGTAATGTTCTTCAGGCTTGTGATGCAAATATTGAAGCACTAAGGCGAGATCTAATTGAATTTATTGATGAAACAACGCCTCGAATTCCTGAAGGAGAGCATGATAGGGAAACACAACCTACTTTAGGATTTCAACGTGTTTTGCAGCGTGCTGTTTTTCATGTGCAATCAGCTGGTAAAACTGAAGTAACAGGCGCCAATGTCTTAGCAGCTATTTTTAGTGAGCAAGAGAGTCAAGCAGTTTATTTTCTCCGACGCGAAAATATTACTCGCTTAGATGTTATTAATTATATTTCTCATGGTGTATCTAAATATCATAATAATGATGCCAGTGAGCATCTTAATTCTGCAATGGATGAAGATGCTATGGCTGGGGAAGGTAGTGAATCGCCTCTTGAAAGCTATTGTTTAAATCTTAATAGACGTGCTCGCTTGGGCAAAATTGATCCGCTTATTGGTCGGCATGAAGAAATTCAACGAACTATTCAAGTATTATGTCGTCGTCGTAAAAATAATCCCTTATTGGTTGGCGAGGCAGGCGTTGGTAAAACAGCGATTGCTGAAGGATTAGCTAAACGTATTGTAGATGGTGAAGTGCCAGAATCAATTAATAATTGTGTAGTTTATGCGTTGGATTTAGGCGCTTTATTAGCTGGTACAAAATATAGAGGTGATTTTGAAAAACGTTTAAAAGCGGTATTAAAGCAGTTAGGTCAGCAAGACGGCGCTGTATTATTTATTGATGAAATTCATACCATCATTGGCGCAGGCGCTGCCTCAGGTGGCGTTATGGATGCCTCAAATTTAATAAAGCCTTTACTTGCTAATGGGGAATTAAAATGCATAGGTTCAACGACATATCAAGAATATCGAGGTATTTTTGAAAAAGACAGAGCGCTTGCTCGCCGCTTTCAAAAAATTGATATCAGTGAGCCTACTATTGAAGAAACGTTTGAAATTCTTAAAGGATTAAGACAAAAGCTAGAAGAGCATCATAGTGTTAAATTCTCTATTCCTGCATTAAAAGCTGCCGCTGAATTATCAGCTAAATATATCAATGATAGATTTCTCCCTGATAAAGCGATTGATGTGGTTGATGAAGCAGGTGCTTATCAAAACTTATTGACCGCTAATAAACGTCGTAAGGTCATCAATGTCACTGAAATTGAAAACGTAGTTGCGAAAATTGCCAGAATTCCTCTTAAAAAGGTCTCGGCTAGGGATAAGGATACATTACGCAACTTAGAGCGTGATCTGAAATTGCTAGTTTATGGACAAGATAATGCTATTACAGCCTTGGCTTCAGCTATTAAACTTGCTCGCTCTGGATTACGAGATCAACAAAAACCGGTTGGTTGCTTTTTATTTGCAGGCCCAACAGGTGTGGGTAAAACAGAAGTTACTCGCCAATTGGCCAATGTTTTAGGTATTGAACTTTTAAGGTTTGATATGTCTGAGTACATGGAAAAACATACTGTGTCTCGCTTAATTGGTGCCCCCCCAGGTTATGTTGGCTATGATCAAGGTGGATTATTAACTGAAGCGGTAACAAAAAATCCACATTCAGTTTTATTATTGGATGAAATTGAAAAAGCGCATCCTGATGTATTTAATTTGTTACTCCAAATTATGGATCATGGTACGTTAACTGATACAAATGGTCGCCAAGCTGATTTCAGACATGTCATTTTGGTCATGACAAGTAACGCTGGCGCGGCTGAGATTACTCGCAACTCTATTGGCTTCTCATTTCAAGATAATAGCAGTGATGGGCTAGAGGTAATTAAAAAACAATTTAGTCCTGAGTTTAGAAATCGATTAGATGCAATTATTAACTTTGCTTCTCTTGATACTGATACTGTAGGACTCATTGTTGATAAATTTATTATGGAGTTGGATGAACAACTAAGTAATAAAGGCGTTACCTTTAAAGTGGATAAAGCAGCTCGTGATTGGTTAATTGAACATGGCTATGATCGAACCATGGGCGCTCGTCCAATGGCTCGTTTAATTCAAGAACAAATTAAAAAGCCTTTAGCAGATGAATTATTATTTGGAAAATTGATGAAAGGTGGCCATGTAGTTATTAGAGTAAAAGATGGTAAGCTTCATTTTGACAGCCATGATCATCGTGAAGGTGTCATTTAA